The Lacipirellula parvula genome window below encodes:
- a CDS encoding glycosyltransferase, producing MHLILSAFGSYGDVLPMVGLGATMRGRGHRVQIIVNPYFKSVIEGAGLEMLPLGTADEYRELMLHPDLWHPQRGLKLVMTRGASHYMGEVYALLEKHYTAGDTVLGAHGLDLASRIFHEKHRAPLASIHYAPMALMTVHDTSRYMGTPNMAKWPKWAKRAMFWAADRWMVDPLIAPTVNELRARQGLPPVARIFTSWNNSPQLVLGMFPDWFGPMQPDWPAHTAVVGFPLWDPPAEATLSAEVEEFLRAGDPPIVFAPGSANMQATEFFRTAGEVCERLGRRGLLMTKYPSQLPPGLPACVRSFGFVPFSELLPRVAALVHHGGIGTCAQGLANALPQVVMPMAYDQLDNGSRLTRLGVGAVVPQVKFKTTRVAAVLGELLGSADVRERCQDLASRCDGPASLDAASDLLEGLHERRTR from the coding sequence ATGCATCTGATTCTCAGCGCGTTTGGCAGCTACGGCGATGTGCTGCCGATGGTCGGGCTGGGGGCGACGATGCGCGGCCGCGGGCATCGGGTTCAGATCATTGTGAACCCCTACTTCAAGTCAGTGATCGAGGGCGCCGGCCTCGAAATGCTCCCGCTCGGGACGGCCGACGAGTATCGCGAGTTGATGCTCCACCCCGATCTGTGGCATCCGCAGCGCGGGTTGAAGCTGGTGATGACGCGCGGGGCCTCCCACTACATGGGCGAAGTCTACGCGCTGCTGGAGAAGCACTACACGGCGGGTGACACGGTGCTCGGCGCCCATGGCCTCGACTTGGCGAGCCGCATCTTCCATGAAAAACATCGCGCGCCGCTCGCGTCGATTCACTACGCCCCGATGGCGCTGATGACGGTGCACGATACGTCGCGATATATGGGGACGCCCAACATGGCCAAGTGGCCGAAGTGGGCCAAGCGGGCGATGTTTTGGGCGGCGGATCGTTGGATGGTCGATCCGCTGATCGCCCCGACGGTGAACGAACTACGTGCACGGCAAGGGCTGCCGCCGGTGGCGCGGATCTTCACGTCGTGGAACAACTCGCCGCAGCTGGTGCTCGGGATGTTTCCCGATTGGTTCGGCCCGATGCAGCCCGACTGGCCGGCGCATACGGCAGTGGTCGGATTTCCGTTGTGGGATCCGCCGGCGGAGGCGACGCTGAGCGCGGAAGTGGAAGAGTTTTTGCGAGCGGGCGATCCGCCGATTGTGTTTGCGCCTGGCTCGGCCAACATGCAGGCGACCGAGTTCTTCCGCACCGCCGGCGAAGTCTGCGAGCGCCTCGGTCGCCGTGGCCTGCTGATGACGAAGTATCCGTCGCAATTGCCGCCCGGCTTGCCGGCGTGCGTGCGGAGCTTTGGTTTCGTACCGTTCAGCGAACTGCTGCCGCGCGTCGCCGCGCTGGTGCATCACGGCGGGATCGGCACGTGTGCTCAAGGCTTAGCCAATGCGCTGCCGCAGGTGGTGATGCCGATGGCGTACGATCAACTCGACAACGGCTCGCGGTTGACGCGACTCGGCGTGGGGGCGGTGGTGCCGCAGGTGAAATTTAAGACGACTCGCGTTGCTGCGGTGCTCGGGGAATTGCTCGGCTCAGCCGATGTGCGGGAACGGTGCCAAGATCTCGCCAGTCGTTGCGACGGGCCGGCGTCGCTCGATGCGGCGAGTGACCTACTGGAAGGGTTGCACGAGCGGCGGACTCGATAG